One part of the Myxococcales bacterium genome encodes these proteins:
- a CDS encoding TonB-dependent receptor, protein MKNAHRRLAAWAIAGLGLSLIILPWPGAVGLASADAYTSQELVVTGVRVPRTAALVPASITIVTGNEIEVSQSVSDQLRSVSGLHLQQNGARGGNAALYLRGLDPNHVLVLVDGIRLNDPNNTHGGSFDPTTLASLNIDRIEIVRGPLSATYGSDALAGAINIITRRAAPEDALSFSVDARGGRFSTGHVHGRASAGVGWAGLSLAGGYETTDDPYSDGGYRGGNLKASLDSNLPGGIDVRADLRFSSAEAKAYPDASGGPELAVIRALETRDTIQLSTGFTANRQATDWLEVDLRLAYFLSREDVDSPGVAESFAGSMNGVPPTQSSSTLNRTKLSVLGTATPIPALRLTTGTDIEWEDGKSQTAYDFGGPDPVAAGFALDRHVAGWFFEGSYDFDWGLALSGSVRGDFPEKYRAEWSPHLGATLLLPRTPVTLYGSWGEGFKLPSFFALGNGLVGNSGLDPERSRGWEVGARGSFFDDGLFTRITYFDLEVKNLIDFDPATFLLVNRDRLRSRGVEAEIDVAAMNRLRFGGSATFNFTELVGSPVDLRNRPRWRGELHVSAQPIASLEIGVRALFVGSVKATSNPTGFAATSLDEWQRIDFTAAWTPRERIRIYLAIENLLDANYREAVGFPAVGIYPRAGAELTF, encoded by the coding sequence ATGAAGAACGCACACCGTCGGCTTGCAGCCTGGGCCATCGCGGGGCTGGGGCTCAGCTTGATTATCCTGCCCTGGCCGGGTGCAGTCGGCCTGGCGAGCGCCGACGCATACACCTCACAAGAGTTGGTCGTCACCGGAGTCAGAGTTCCTCGCACCGCCGCCCTGGTGCCCGCTTCCATCACGATCGTGACTGGGAACGAGATCGAAGTCTCGCAGTCAGTCAGCGATCAGTTGCGCTCGGTCTCGGGGCTCCATCTACAACAGAACGGAGCGCGCGGCGGAAACGCCGCGCTCTATTTGCGCGGCCTCGATCCCAACCACGTTCTGGTCCTGGTCGATGGAATCCGTTTGAATGATCCCAACAATACCCACGGCGGCTCTTTCGATCCCACGACACTGGCAAGCCTCAATATCGATCGAATCGAGATCGTGCGCGGCCCCCTTTCTGCGACCTACGGCTCCGACGCGCTGGCAGGGGCGATCAACATCATCACTCGACGCGCCGCTCCCGAAGACGCCCTCTCCTTCTCCGTCGATGCAAGAGGAGGTCGCTTCAGTACAGGTCACGTTCATGGCCGGGCGAGTGCCGGTGTCGGCTGGGCGGGTCTGTCGCTGGCTGGGGGATACGAGACGACTGACGATCCCTACTCGGACGGCGGCTATCGCGGGGGCAACCTGAAGGCGAGCCTGGACTCGAACCTGCCGGGGGGGATCGATGTCCGCGCCGACTTGCGTTTCTCGTCTGCCGAGGCAAAGGCGTATCCCGATGCCAGCGGCGGGCCCGAGTTGGCGGTGATCCGCGCGCTCGAAACGCGCGACACAATACAGTTGTCGACGGGATTTACAGCCAACAGACAGGCTACAGACTGGCTGGAGGTCGATTTGCGGTTGGCGTATTTCCTCAGCCGGGAAGATGTGGATTCACCCGGAGTCGCAGAGAGCTTTGCGGGCAGCATGAACGGGGTTCCTCCGACGCAATCATCGAGCACCCTCAACCGCACCAAACTCAGTGTCCTCGGCACCGCCACGCCGATCCCGGCGTTGCGGCTCACGACGGGCACCGACATCGAGTGGGAAGACGGCAAGAGCCAGACCGCGTATGACTTTGGTGGCCCAGATCCAGTGGCGGCTGGTTTTGCGCTCGACCGGCATGTGGCCGGCTGGTTTTTCGAGGGTAGCTACGACTTCGATTGGGGCCTCGCACTCAGCGGAAGCGTGCGCGGCGACTTTCCCGAAAAATACCGCGCCGAATGGAGCCCGCATCTGGGCGCAACCTTGTTGCTGCCCCGGACACCCGTGACTCTCTATGGGAGCTGGGGAGAGGGGTTCAAGCTTCCGAGCTTTTTCGCGCTCGGCAATGGACTGGTGGGAAATTCGGGGCTCGATCCCGAGCGCAGTCGCGGTTGGGAGGTGGGGGCGCGGGGCAGTTTCTTCGACGACGGCTTGTTCACCCGCATCACGTACTTCGATCTCGAGGTCAAGAACCTGATCGACTTCGATCCGGCGACGTTCCTATTGGTGAATCGCGACCGACTGCGGTCGCGAGGTGTCGAAGCTGAGATCGACGTTGCCGCAATGAATCGCCTCCGCTTCGGAGGCAGCGCCACCTTCAACTTCACCGAACTCGTCGGCAGTCCGGTCGACCTCCGGAATCGCCCCCGTTGGCGGGGCGAATTGCACGTTTCCGCGCAACCGATCGCGAGTCTGGAGATTGGAGTTCGCGCGCTCTTCGTCGGCAGTGTGAAGGCGACCTCCAATCCCACCGGCTTCGCCGCGACCTCTCTCGATGAGTGGCAGCGAATCGACTTCACCGCGGCCTGGACGCCGCGCGAGCGGATCCGGATCTATCTCGCCATCGAGAACCTGCTGGACGCCAACTACCGCGAGGCTGTGGGATTCCCGGCCGTCGGCATCTATCCGCGGGCGGGTGCGGAACTGACCTTCTGA
- a CDS encoding fused MFS/spermidine synthase translates to MPFGIRRLIYLLFLLSGGTALVYQVTWVRDLSLVFGASFEATSIVLASFMAGLALGGFCLGRLAGGLRRPLAVYAGLELGVAAFALVLPTLLRGVDGLYVTAALEAGGVTPELNLLRLALAFAALVVPTFFMGATLPTLTQLMVSSHDEMSDRMAWLYGLNTLGAVTGTLLSAFVLIPVLGVSRTQLLAVAVNVGVAALAFAMDRRLPIRAGRETEVAADEDPGPYDAKVRLEPGWLWPTRLAFFGTAVSGMCALALEVLWTRAIATAVGSTTYSFAVMLAAFLVGIWLGSWLHAVFPLRRIPESVQLGAALVLIGLTSFGASYAIPALPELMVRLNVFLYDDLARVRGGTTLLLSFVVMLVPTIFMGMAFPLAGEARARLSDGFGRSVGDTLGLNTLGAISGSLAAGFVLIPLLGLQRSMVLAAAISLAYGAVVLGAAAATWRPARRHWVAVATLGSVCGALVLPAAVEPWDLSYLGAFQSNALHNYVGDSGKVDLSRQTAGLRLLYYREGRGSTVSVLERRGNRTLVVSGKAVATDTLPDMQHELLLGHLPVLLHPAPKAVLVVGLGAGITLGAVAAHEEIETLKLVEIERAVVGAAAHFAHANGSVLEDPRLEIVIQDGRNFLKTSPDTFDVITADPIHPWAAGASYLYTEEYFRMAGTHLREGGVMCQWLPAYGLSREDFRSVVASFAKAFPYTTLWQASYDVILIGSRMPLQVDLAQLTRRLEQEGVKRQLSLIGLETPLAFLSEFALDSVAVRAYAADAVINTDDNLYLEYSSPLHVGSDDMLTNIRSVDRIRQTPEALITNWSGHFASLEALRAELNRYRNAKSHTLEAKLGPGPDATSPRTLSQALARASERMRVVLEELPEYGPARAQLSMHLTQRALLALGRDELEVGHALASEAQRLAPGSADTHYTLGISLMRLERFAEAAPRFERALDLRPDHESSHFALAMARVRMGQLSRAIASLQRALELNPDDARMQERMANLQSMRARREPGSGS, encoded by the coding sequence ATGCCGTTTGGGATTCGTCGGCTCATCTATTTGTTGTTTCTGTTGTCCGGTGGCACTGCGTTGGTCTATCAGGTCACGTGGGTGCGCGACCTGTCGCTCGTGTTCGGCGCCAGCTTCGAGGCCACGAGCATCGTGCTCGCCTCGTTCATGGCGGGGCTCGCCCTTGGCGGCTTCTGTCTCGGTCGTCTCGCCGGGGGACTGCGACGACCGCTCGCCGTATACGCTGGACTCGAACTCGGAGTGGCGGCCTTTGCCCTGGTGCTGCCGACTCTGCTGCGAGGCGTCGACGGCCTCTACGTGACCGCCGCGCTGGAGGCGGGGGGTGTGACGCCGGAGCTCAATCTGCTGCGCCTGGCCCTGGCCTTTGCGGCCCTGGTCGTCCCCACCTTCTTCATGGGCGCGACGTTGCCCACGCTCACGCAGCTCATGGTGTCGAGTCACGACGAGATGAGCGACCGCATGGCGTGGCTCTATGGCTTGAATACCCTGGGTGCCGTCACGGGCACTCTGCTCTCGGCCTTCGTCCTGATTCCCGTGCTCGGCGTGTCTCGTACTCAACTCCTGGCCGTGGCCGTGAACGTCGGCGTGGCGGCACTGGCCTTCGCAATGGACCGGAGGCTTCCGATTCGCGCGGGTCGCGAGACGGAGGTCGCCGCAGACGAGGATCCGGGCCCGTACGATGCGAAGGTGCGCCTGGAGCCCGGCTGGTTGTGGCCGACCCGGCTCGCCTTCTTTGGGACGGCCGTGAGCGGGATGTGCGCACTGGCCCTCGAGGTGCTCTGGACGCGCGCAATCGCCACCGCTGTCGGCAGCACGACCTACAGCTTCGCGGTCATGCTGGCCGCCTTCCTCGTCGGAATCTGGCTCGGTAGCTGGCTGCACGCGGTCTTTCCTCTGCGTCGCATTCCAGAGAGCGTGCAGTTGGGCGCGGCACTCGTACTGATCGGGCTCACGAGCTTCGGGGCAAGCTACGCCATTCCCGCGTTGCCGGAACTCATGGTTCGGCTCAACGTGTTCCTCTACGACGACCTCGCGCGGGTGCGCGGCGGCACGACGCTGCTGCTCAGTTTTGTGGTGATGTTGGTGCCGACGATCTTCATGGGCATGGCGTTTCCCCTCGCGGGTGAGGCCCGTGCCCGTTTGAGCGATGGCTTTGGTCGATCCGTGGGCGACACCTTGGGATTGAATACCCTGGGCGCCATCAGCGGTTCTCTGGCTGCGGGCTTCGTCCTGATTCCCCTGCTCGGATTGCAGCGGTCGATGGTCCTGGCCGCGGCCATCAGCCTCGCCTATGGCGCGGTGGTGCTGGGTGCGGCAGCGGCGACGTGGCGGCCCGCGCGCCGACACTGGGTGGCGGTCGCGACGCTCGGCTCGGTCTGCGGGGCGCTAGTGCTTCCCGCAGCCGTGGAGCCCTGGGACCTCTCCTATCTCGGCGCCTTCCAGAGCAACGCCCTGCACAACTACGTGGGCGACAGCGGCAAGGTCGACCTGAGTCGCCAGACCGCGGGCTTGAGGCTCCTCTACTACCGCGAGGGGCGCGGCTCGACGGTGTCGGTGCTCGAACGGCGCGGAAATCGCACCCTCGTCGTGAGCGGTAAGGCGGTGGCAACCGACACACTGCCCGACATGCAGCACGAGCTGCTGCTCGGTCATCTACCCGTTCTCCTGCATCCAGCACCCAAGGCAGTCCTCGTCGTGGGTCTCGGGGCAGGCATCACCCTGGGCGCCGTGGCCGCTCACGAGGAAATCGAAACCCTGAAGCTCGTGGAGATCGAACGCGCCGTCGTGGGGGCTGCCGCTCACTTCGCGCACGCGAACGGATCCGTGCTCGAAGATCCACGTCTCGAGATCGTGATTCAGGACGGCCGGAACTTTCTGAAGACCTCCCCCGACACCTTCGACGTCATCACGGCCGATCCGATCCATCCCTGGGCCGCGGGGGCGTCCTATCTCTATACGGAGGAGTACTTCCGCATGGCGGGCACGCACCTGCGCGAGGGCGGTGTGATGTGCCAATGGCTCCCCGCGTACGGGTTGTCCCGGGAGGACTTCCGCTCGGTGGTGGCGAGCTTTGCCAAAGCCTTTCCTTACACCACATTGTGGCAGGCTTCCTACGACGTCATACTGATCGGGAGCCGCATGCCCTTGCAGGTGGACCTGGCTCAATTGACACGCCGGCTGGAGCAGGAAGGGGTCAAGCGCCAGCTCTCCCTCATCGGTCTCGAGACGCCTCTGGCTTTCCTCTCCGAGTTCGCCCTGGACTCCGTCGCGGTGCGGGCCTACGCGGCGGACGCAGTGATCAACACCGACGACAATCTCTACCTGGAATACTCGAGCCCGCTGCACGTGGGTTCGGACGACATGCTGACCAACATCCGCAGCGTCGACCGCATTCGCCAGACGCCGGAAGCGCTGATTACGAACTGGTCGGGCCACTTCGCGTCGCTCGAGGCGCTGCGAGCCGAGCTCAACCGCTACCGAAATGCGAAGTCACATACCCTGGAAGCCAAGCTCGGTCCCGGTCCAGATGCCACTTCGCCGCGGACGCTCAGCCAAGCGCTCGCGCGAGCGAGTGAGCGGATGCGCGTCGTGCTGGAAGAATTGCCGGAGTACGGCCCGGCTCGCGCCCAGCTCTCGATGCACCTGACCCAGCGCGCCTTGCTCGCCCTGGGACGCGACGAGTTGGAGGTTGGTCACGCGCTCGCAAGCGAAGCCCAGCGCCTGGCCCCGGGCAGCGCGGACACGCACTACACCCTGGGGATCTCGCTCATGCGGCTCGAGCGATTCGCCGAGGCGGCTCCCCGCTTCGAACGCGCGCTCGACTTACGCCCCGACCATGAGTCCAGTCACTTTGCGCTCGCAATGGCGCGTGTCCGAATGGGACAACTCTCCCGAGCCATCGCTTCCCTGCAACGAGCCCTCGAACTCAACCCCGACGATGCGCGGATGCAGGAGCGCATGGCCAACCTGCAATCAATGCGCGCGCGGCGCGAGCCGGGCTCCGGAAGCTGA
- a CDS encoding PAS domain S-box protein, which yields MSPEKEEGSLRRDDQKTKAELIAELEAMRAVAAKRDSEPDTLALLESEERYRIVTEISRDAITVTDDTGTMIFANSAMETVFGFKPKELLGTQIQDYFNLIHPDDRDRYVDQLQSIKQVGDTVHYDLFRAQCKDGRWAWVKVIGTSYLSASGQICILEVNQDISEQVEAEEARQRMAEQMKEAQRLESLGVLAGGIAHDFNNLLTPILGEASLGLFDLSEDSPLRSRLQRIQKAAHRAAALTNQMLTYSGQGQAVTEFLDISKFVEETAQLLEGAVSGKAELVFDLADGLPTVQADASQLSQVVMNLIINATEAIQEGAGPIVLRTGLVDVDNVESKFIVGSDTLLPGSYVYLEVIDDGCGMDERLQSKIFDPFFTTKFTGRGLGLAAVLGIVRSHGGAIELDSVLNRGTRFRVLLPSAGNRELPGVLENYPTEDWRGHGIVLVADDDAGVRDLMKDTLERAGMTVLCCHDGREAVEVFRRQPDDIRIVVLDRTMPNIGGEGAFDQIRRIRPDAHIILVSGYSEERAAQYFIDKGLDAFLHKPFEPMTLLEHVRRILETE from the coding sequence TTGAGTCCGGAAAAAGAGGAAGGCAGCTTGCGTCGCGACGATCAGAAAACCAAGGCGGAACTCATCGCCGAACTCGAAGCCATGCGCGCCGTCGCCGCAAAGCGAGACAGCGAGCCCGACACCTTGGCGCTTCTCGAGAGCGAAGAGCGCTATCGCATCGTCACCGAGATCAGTCGGGATGCCATCACCGTCACCGACGATACGGGGACGATGATATTTGCGAATTCGGCGATGGAAACCGTGTTCGGCTTCAAGCCCAAAGAGTTGCTCGGCACGCAGATTCAGGACTACTTCAATCTCATCCACCCCGATGATCGCGATCGCTATGTGGATCAACTCCAAAGCATCAAACAGGTGGGTGACACGGTTCACTACGATCTGTTTCGTGCTCAGTGCAAGGATGGGAGATGGGCCTGGGTAAAAGTGATCGGCACGTCCTATTTGAGCGCCAGCGGTCAAATCTGCATATTGGAAGTCAATCAAGACATCTCCGAGCAGGTGGAGGCGGAAGAGGCCAGACAAAGAATGGCTGAGCAGATGAAGGAGGCCCAACGCCTGGAGAGCCTGGGGGTGCTGGCGGGCGGGATCGCGCACGACTTCAATAATTTGCTGACGCCGATTCTCGGTGAGGCGAGCCTGGGTCTGTTCGACTTGTCGGAAGATTCACCCTTGCGCTCCCGGCTTCAGCGCATCCAGAAGGCGGCCCATCGCGCGGCGGCGCTCACCAATCAGATGCTCACCTACTCGGGCCAGGGCCAGGCGGTGACCGAGTTTCTCGACATCTCAAAATTTGTGGAAGAGACTGCACAGTTGCTGGAGGGAGCGGTCTCGGGAAAGGCCGAACTCGTCTTCGATCTGGCGGACGGTCTTCCCACCGTGCAGGCGGATGCCTCCCAGCTCTCGCAGGTCGTGATGAATCTCATCATCAATGCCACCGAGGCCATCCAGGAAGGCGCCGGACCGATCGTGCTTCGCACCGGACTGGTCGACGTCGACAACGTCGAAAGCAAGTTTATCGTCGGGTCCGATACGCTGCTTCCGGGCAGCTACGTCTATCTCGAGGTCATCGACGATGGATGTGGAATGGACGAACGGCTCCAGTCGAAAATTTTTGATCCGTTTTTCACGACGAAATTCACTGGACGTGGGCTCGGTCTCGCCGCGGTTCTCGGCATTGTGCGCAGCCACGGTGGCGCAATCGAGCTTGATAGCGTGCTGAATCGCGGCACGCGTTTTCGCGTTCTGCTTCCGAGTGCCGGAAATCGCGAGCTTCCGGGAGTGCTGGAGAATTATCCGACCGAAGACTGGCGGGGCCACGGAATCGTGCTGGTGGCGGACGACGATGCCGGTGTGCGCGACTTGATGAAAGATACCCTCGAGCGCGCCGGCATGACGGTGTTGTGCTGCCACGACGGACGTGAGGCCGTGGAGGTGTTCAGACGTCAGCCGGATGATATTCGGATCGTGGTTCTCGATCGCACGATGCCCAACATCGGCGGCGAAGGGGCCTTCGACCAGATTCGCCGGATTCGACCCGACGCACACATCATCCTCGTCAGCGGTTATTCGGAGGAGCGCGCCGCGCAGTACTTCATCGACAAAGGGCTCGATGCGTTTCTCCACAAACCCTTCGAGCCGATGACGCTACTCGAACACGTGCGGCGCATTCTCGAAACTGAGTAG
- a CDS encoding shikimate kinase, whose amino-acid sequence MISLVNNIALIGMPGAGKSTLGVLLAKRGTHGFLDVDLLIQESEGLSLPEIIETRGTEEFRHIEERCVLSLKCSNYVIATGGSVVYCERAMEHLKQISQIVYLDVPLPVLEERLGDLDARGVVYGPGQDLESLYAERCPLYERWADVRVECGNFSHDEAVERIRGAVTRR is encoded by the coding sequence ATGATCTCGCTGGTAAACAACATCGCGCTGATCGGCATGCCCGGCGCCGGCAAGAGCACCCTGGGCGTTCTGCTGGCAAAGCGCGGAACGCACGGCTTCCTGGACGTCGATCTCCTGATTCAGGAGTCGGAGGGGCTCTCGCTGCCGGAAATCATCGAGACGCGGGGCACCGAGGAATTCCGCCACATCGAAGAGCGCTGCGTGCTGTCTCTCAAATGCTCCAACTACGTGATTGCAACCGGCGGAAGCGTCGTGTACTGCGAGAGGGCCATGGAGCACTTGAAACAAATTTCCCAGATCGTCTATCTGGACGTGCCACTCCCGGTTCTCGAAGAGCGATTGGGGGATCTGGATGCCCGAGGTGTTGTTTACGGCCCGGGGCAGGATCTCGAGAGCCTCTACGCAGAGCGCTGTCCCCTCTATGAGCGCTGGGCTGACGTTCGCGTCGAATGCGGCAATTTCAGCCACGACGAGGCGGTCGAGCGAATTCGCGGCGCCGTCACTCGGCGTTAG
- a CDS encoding sodium:solute symporter family protein, which yields MDIYSTSILISVLVYLAVGNYAGRKVKHLEDYFVVGRQAPTLLIVGTLVASVLSTNAFLGETGFSYATQGGAYILWPAIWVSGYVYGALFFGRYLRRSRALTVAEFFGHRFDSKSVQAAAGVTIVLGLGGYLLAVTQGTAIILSQLTPLNYEQGLVVSWLSYTLFTLYSGSHGVIITDTLMFLLFTVMSFVALYYIVDVHGGWLATMDGLVKLESKPELMTWHGVVGPGTEWETPADYAIWSVITGIAWSLVTAVSPWQSSRYLMAKSEHVVIRSACIAAIAVAVSNVALYAAATAVNLSKADIFPHEQTMIWAAKNMMPPIMGALLLAGVMAAALSSATTFLSLVGFSASNDVFPRDKGDDAQKLRFSRQIMLLVGAVALMISFSMPPDLFWLTYYVGTVFASSWGPVAFMSIWSDTITARAAFWGIISGFAGNVIPRLLDSRGFIDLPSYMNPILLGGLISLGVVLWISRLGKVSDTERARRLALHELPSEERDAKQAKKTQRIAIAVALFGACTSAVMIVYYVHPYQTATGTLRAGGLLDWFTAETMLALAWAAIYVPLGIAAYKMIGRSYREKGAREGRERRTRE from the coding sequence ATGGATATCTACTCGACCAGCATACTGATCAGCGTCCTGGTCTACCTCGCGGTGGGCAACTACGCGGGGCGTAAGGTCAAGCATCTCGAGGACTACTTCGTCGTCGGGCGCCAGGCGCCGACGCTCCTGATCGTCGGCACGCTGGTGGCGAGCGTGCTCAGCACCAACGCGTTCTTGGGGGAAACCGGGTTTTCGTATGCGACCCAGGGAGGTGCATACATCCTCTGGCCTGCGATCTGGGTGTCGGGATACGTCTACGGTGCGCTCTTCTTTGGTCGCTATCTCCGCCGCAGTCGAGCGCTTACGGTCGCCGAATTTTTTGGGCACCGATTCGACAGCAAGTCCGTCCAGGCGGCCGCGGGGGTGACGATCGTGCTCGGTCTGGGGGGCTACCTGCTGGCCGTAACCCAGGGCACGGCGATCATTCTCTCGCAATTGACCCCACTCAACTATGAGCAGGGCCTCGTCGTATCCTGGCTCAGCTACACGCTCTTCACCCTCTACTCCGGGTCTCACGGGGTCATTATCACCGACACGTTGATGTTTTTGCTCTTCACCGTGATGAGTTTCGTCGCCCTTTACTACATCGTCGATGTCCATGGCGGATGGCTTGCGACCATGGACGGTCTGGTCAAACTTGAAAGCAAGCCCGAACTCATGACCTGGCACGGTGTGGTCGGGCCCGGGACGGAGTGGGAAACGCCAGCCGACTACGCGATCTGGTCGGTCATCACCGGGATCGCCTGGAGTCTCGTGACCGCGGTCAGTCCCTGGCAATCGAGCCGCTACTTGATGGCCAAGAGCGAACACGTCGTGATCCGCTCGGCGTGCATCGCTGCCATTGCCGTAGCGGTGAGCAACGTGGCTCTCTACGCGGCCGCGACGGCAGTCAATCTGAGCAAGGCGGATATTTTCCCCCACGAACAAACCATGATCTGGGCCGCGAAGAACATGATGCCGCCCATCATGGGTGCCTTGCTGCTCGCCGGCGTGATGGCGGCGGCGCTGTCGTCGGCGACGACCTTCCTGTCATTGGTCGGCTTCAGTGCCAGCAACGACGTGTTTCCCAGGGACAAGGGGGATGACGCGCAGAAGTTACGCTTCAGTCGACAGATCATGCTGCTCGTTGGCGCCGTCGCGCTGATGATCAGCTTCTCCATGCCCCCGGATCTCTTCTGGCTGACCTACTATGTCGGCACCGTATTCGCCTCGTCCTGGGGCCCCGTTGCCTTCATGAGCATCTGGAGCGACACCATAACAGCACGCGCGGCCTTCTGGGGAATCATCAGCGGATTTGCGGGCAATGTCATTCCCCGCCTGCTCGACTCCAGGGGCTTTATCGATCTCCCTTCCTACATGAATCCAATCTTGCTGGGCGGGTTGATCAGCCTGGGCGTTGTGCTCTGGATATCACGGCTAGGTAAAGTAAGTGATACGGAACGAGCTCGCAGACTCGCACTTCACGAACTCCCCAGCGAGGAACGCGACGCCAAGCAGGCAAAGAAAACCCAACGGATCGCGATCGCCGTGGCGCTGTTTGGTGCGTGCACGTCGGCAGTGATGATCGTCTACTACGTCCACCCTTACCAAACAGCCACTGGAACCCTGCGCGCGGGCGGACTGTTGGACTGGTTCACGGCCGAAACCATGCTGGCGCTGGCCTGGGCCGCGATCTATGTGCCCTTGGGAATCGCCGCCTACAAGATGATCGGTCGCTCCTATCGCGAGAAGGGCGCGCGAGAAGGGCGCGAGAGAAGGACACGCGAGTAG